A region of the Microcystis aeruginosa FD4 genome:
AAAAAGGTCTGAAATCCACGCCCCCATCGTCTAGTGGCCTAGGACACCTCCCTTTCACGGAGGCGACAGGGATTCGAATTCCCTTGGGGGTATGAAAAGAAGGTCAGAGGTGTCAAGCTTCTGACCTTTCGGTTTTTTTCTGCCGTTGATGGCTTTTTGGTAGGGTGACGGTGAAGATTGTTCCTCGATCGATCTGACTTTCGACGCTAATTTGTCCATGATGACTGAGGGTAATCGCTAAAGCGATCGCTAATCCTAATCCTGTTCCCCCGGAAGTGGCGGAATTTTGTCGTGCGGGATCGAGACGATAAAAGCGATCGAAAATATGGGACAAAGCAGCCTCGGGAATCCCGATTCCGTTATCTTTGACGCGTACCAGTAACACCGATTGTCGATCGCGTTTACTTTTTTCCAATTCCACTGCTACATTTTTAGGCTCAGATTCGGGCAAAAAAGCGTGTTTTAGGGCATTAGAAATTAAATTTGTGAATAAACGAGCTAATTGATCCCAATCTCCCTGCATAGTAAACATTTCATCGCTATAGGAAAAATCCTCTTGGTCCGGTTCCACAATCGACAAAGAAAGGCAAATTCCCTGCTTATCGGCGATTAAACGCTGTTCTTCCACCACTTCCATCAATAAAGCATCCAAAGGTACAGCTTGCTCGATCGGTTGGACGATGCCACTATCGGAACGGGCTAAAAAAAGCAGATCATTGACTAAATTGCCCAATCTTTCCGTTAAACGCTCGATCACCCGCAAGCGTTGATGGCCAGTTTGGGGATAAGCGATCGCCATTTGCACGTTAGTTTGGATAGTGGCGATCGGATTGCGTAATTCATGGGAAGCGTCGGCGGTAAATTGTTTTAAACTCTGATAGGACTCTTTTACTGGTTGAATGGCTAAACCGGACAAAAACCAACCAATCCCGGCGACACTAGCAATCATCAGGCAAATTCCAACGATTAAATCCAATAATAGCTGTCTAATCGGTTTTGTCACCTCAAACCAAGGATGACTTACCCGCAGATATCCCAAAACATAATGACCGATTTCCACCCTTTCGGTTATTTGTCGCAGCAGACGATCATCGGATA
Encoded here:
- a CDS encoding sensor histidine kinase, encoding MFQATRRRLALWYTVVTAILLLFLATGMYFYVRHTLVDRIDDTLKHIIEVVNRSLVIESIPPDQGRYRVDPLASFPSQGKSVEDDHIDLEWFDPQGNLVWSTLAESLDIPLHPHRQGETIRLSDDRLLRQITERVEIGHYVLGYLRVSHPWFEVTKPIRQLLLDLIVGICLMIASVAGIGWFLSGLAIQPVKESYQSLKQFTADASHELRNPIATIQTNVQMAIAYPQTGHQRLRVIERLTERLGNLVNDLLFLARSDSGIVQPIEQAVPLDALLMEVVEEQRLIADKQGICLSLSIVEPDQEDFSYSDEMFTMQGDWDQLARLFTNLISNALKHAFLPESEPKNVAVELEKSKRDRQSVLLVRVKDNGIGIPEAALSHIFDRFYRLDPARQNSATSGGTGLGLAIALAITLSHHGQISVESQIDRGTIFTVTLPKSHQRQKKTERSEA